The nucleotide window GAACGGCAGTGGTCGGGCCATGCCGAGGGCGCCCGCGCGCGCTTCGCGGGGATCCGGACGTTCGCGATGCTGGGCGGCGTCGGCGGTGTGGCCGGCTGGCTCTGGACCACGGGCGTGTCGTTGCCGGCGACGCTGCTGCTCGGCGGCGCCGTGGCGATCATCGCGGCGGCGTACGTCGCCGGCGCGCGACAGGACGTCGACAGCACCACCGAAGTCGCCGCGCTCGTCGTCGTCGCGGCGGGCCTGCTCGCGGGGCTCGGCGCGATTCGCCTCGCGAGCGCCGTGTTCGCGATCACGACGCTGCTGCTCGTCGAGAAATCGCGCCTGCACGCGCTCGCGTACCGGCTCGATGACGTCGGGTTCCGATCGGGCGTGCGGTTCGCCGTGATGGCGCTCGTGGTGTTGCCGCTCCTGCCCGAAGGCCCGTATGGGCCGGCGGGCGGCGTCCGCCCGCGCGAGCTGTGGGCGCTCGTCCTGTTCTTCGCCGGCCTGAGCTTCGCAGGGTACGTCGCGCGGCGCCTCGTCGGACCAGATCACGGGTACTTCCTGACGGGGCTGCTCGGCGGGCTCGTATCGTCCACGAACGTGACGTTCACCTTCGCCAGGACGAGCCGCCGCGACGGCGGATCGGATCGCGCGCTGGCGGTCGGCGCGGTGGCGGCCAACGCCATGCTGTACCCGCGCGTGCTCGTCGCGGCGGGCGTGCTCAACCCCGCCGTGCTGGCACCGCTCGCCGCCTTCCTCGTGCCGCCGGCGGCCGTCGCGATCGCGATCGCGATTCTCGCTGCACGCCGGGCCGACAACAACGCGCCTCCACACGTGACGGGAGGGAACCCGCTCCAACTGCTCGGGGCACTGCAGATGGCCGCGCTGTTCCAGGCCGTGCTGATGCTCGTGCACCTCGCCCGCCGGTTCGGCGGCCAATCCGGCGTCTTCACCTCGGCCGCGGTCCTGGGGCTGAGCGACGTCGACGCGTTGACGGCGACGATGTCGCGCGAGATCGCGCGGACGATGTCGCCGGAGATCGCCGCGACGGCGATCGCGATCGGCGTGTTGGCCAACACCGGCATGAAGTTCAGCCTGGCGCTCGCGCTTGGAAGCGCACGGTTCCGGACGATCGCGGGCGGTGCGCTGGCGGTCGTCTTCGCGACGTCGGGCGCGGCGCTCCTTCTTTTGAGATAGCCTCGGCCGGCCGACGCCGGGGCTCCTACAATGATCGAGGAGGCGCCGTGCGCGTGCTGGTTGGCTACGCGAGTCGATTCGGATCGACGAAAGAGATCGCCGCTCACATCGCGGAGCGGCTTCGGCGAGCCGGCGTCGATGCGGACGCGCGGGACGTGCTCGAGATTGGCGACGTCGCACCCTACGGCGCCGTCGTGTTCGGCAGCGGCGTCTACGACGGGTCGTGGACGCCGAACGCGACGGCGTGGCTGCGCGGTCACGCCGCCGAGCTGACCGCCAGGCCCGTCTGGCTCTTCAGCGTCGGCTCGTTCGGCGATCGCCATCCCGTGATCGGCCATCTCATCGTCAGGGAGCCGAAGGACATCGGCGAGATCGAGCAGCTCGTCCATCCGCGCGAGTACCGCGTGTTCGCCGGCGTGCTCGATCTCCAGCATTGGCCGGCGTGGGGGCGTCTCGTGTTCAAGGCGCTCGGCGGACGAGACGGCGACAACCGGCACTGGCCCGACATCGACGCGTGGGCTGACGCCATCGCGCAGGCGCTTCGGCCGGTCTGAGCCGCTGCCAGCGGCCGTCAACCACTCGTCCGATCCGGCGGCTTCGGCCCGATTCGGCTGCGCTATGATGCGCGAAGTCCTCCGGCGCTCGCCGATCCTTCATCCGTCGTTCTCGCGGAGCGGTTCATGACACGACTCCGGCTGATCGCGCTGCTCTTGGCCTGCGGCGCGGCGACGACCGTCGCCCAGCAGGTCACCGACCGGACCTGGTCGCCCGGCGTGCAGAAGGCGCCCGACGAATCGCCGGCGCTGTCGCCGGCCGACGAGATGGCGCGTTTCCACCTGCCGCCGGGATTCCACGTGGAGCTCGTGGCGAGCGAGCCGCTGATTCAGGATCCGGTCGCGATCGACTGGGACGCGGACGGGCGCATGTGGGTCGTCGAGTACCCCGAGTTCGTGCCCGATCTCGAGACGCCCGAGCCCAATCTCGATCCGATCGGCCGCATCGCCGTCCTCGAGGACGCCGACAACGACGGCCGGATGGATCGGCGGACCGTGTTCGCGGATGGTCTCGTGCAAGCGCGCGCCGTCAAGGCGCTCGATCACGGCATCCTCGTCCTCGAGCCGCCGAACGTCTGGCTCATGCGCGACACGAACGGCGACCTGAGGATGGACGCGAAGGAGCTCGTCGGCACCGGCTACGGGCGCCGCGAAGGCGGCGTCGAGGGCAACGCCAACAGCTTCCAGTGGGGCCTCGACAACTACCTGCACTCGGCCGGATCGAACGTGTCGTACTCGCTGCGGCTGAAGGACGGCGTCTTCGATCGCCGGCCGACGCTCTCGCGCGGCGAGTGGGGCGTGACGCAGGACGACTTCGGCCGGATGTTCCGGAACTCCAGCGAGTCCACGCTGCAGGTGGACCTCGTGCCGACGCCCTACTACGCCCGCAACCCGACGCTCATCCGGACGCGCGGCAGCTACGAGGTGCTGACGAACGACGTCAACAACATCAACGAGGTCTGGCCCGTCCGGCCGAACCCTGGCACGAACCGGTCGTACCAGTACGGCGTCACCCGGGCGTCGGACGGCACCGTCGTGCAGGTCACCGCCGCATGCGCGCCGATGGTGTATCGCGGCGACCGGCTTCCCACCGAGCTGTACGGCAACGTCTTCGTCGGGGAACCGACGGCGAACTTCGTCCGCCGGATCGTCCTGGAAGACGATGGCACGACGATCCGCGCGCGGAGCGCCTACGATCGCGCCGAGTTCCTGGGGTCGACCGACGAGCGGTTCCGTCCGGTGTTCATCTCGAGCGCTCCGGACGGCACGCTGATGATCGTCGACTTCTACCGCGGCGTGATTCAGGACCGCGCCTCGACGACGGTCTATCTCAAGAACTACATCCGGCAGCGGAAGCTCGACGCGCCGATCGGCGTTGGCATGGGGCGCGTGTTCCGCGTCGTGCACGACACGACGCGCCGCGACCCGGCGCGGCCGCAGCTCTCGCGCGCGACGCCGGCCGAGCTCGTCGCCGCGCTCTCGCACCCGAACGGATGGTGGCGCGACATGGCGCAGCAGCTCCTGGTCGAGCGCGGTGCGCGGGCGGCCGTTCCTCAGCTCGCCGCGCTGGCGAGCGACTCGGCCGCGCCGACGCCGGCGCGCGTGAAGGCGCTGTGGGTGCTCGACGGCATCGACGCCATCGACGTGCGCACGATCACCGCGGTGCTGCGGGATCGGTCGCGCGACGTGCGGACCTCGGCGTTGCGGATCGCCGAGCGATGGCTCGCCGATCCGACGAGCCCCGTGCAGGCGGCGGTGCTGGCGCTCTCCGACGATCCGGACTGGCAGGTGCGGGCGCAGGCCGCGGCCTCGCTCGGAACGCTGGCGCCTGCGCCGCGGGCGGCGGCGTTGGCCTCGCTGCTCGAGCGCCACGGCGACGAGCCGGTCGTCGCCGACGCCGCGCTGAGCGGCGCGCGCGGCGTCGAGCGCGCGATCCTCGAGAAGCTGCTGCACGATGCGCCGCAGACGGCCGCGCACGAGGCGGCGATCGTCATGGTGAGCGCGACGATCGTCCGTGCCGGGCAGGAGGACGCCGTGCAGGCGACGCTGTCGGCCGCCGCGACGCCGGTCCGCGCCGCGTGGCAGCGCGCCGCTGTGGTGCGCGGCGCCGAGGTCGCGCTCGTGCCGAACACGCCGATGCCGGGCGTTGCGCGGCGCGGCGCCGCACCGTCCATTACCGCGACCGCCACCAATACGCCGGGCGCGCCGTGTCCGACCTGTCCTGGCGGCCGCGCGGGCCCGGGCGGTGCGTACGCGTTCGAGGACGCACGCGGCCCGGCCCGCGGGACGCCGCCCGTCGTCGCGGCGCGCGGCCGTGCCGGCGGCGCGACCCAGGGCAGCGGCATCGCCGGGCGAGGCGGCGGGCCGCGGCTGCGCGTCCTCCGCGAGCCGACGGCGTTCACCACGCTGGCCGGCGGGACGGACGATCTCTCGGCGCGCGCGGCCGCCGTGCTCGCGCGAATCGACTGGCCCGGCAAACCGGGCGCGGCGGCTCCGGCTCCGCCGCTCACGGCGGCCGAAGAGCGGCGCTTCGACGCCGGACGCGAGCTGTACCGCGACATCTGTCAGGCCTGTCATCAGCCCGACGGGCGAGGCCAGGCGCTCGTCGCACCACCGCTCGTCGGCTCCACGCTGGCGCTCGCGCCCGCGGACGTGACGTCGAGAATCCTCCTCAATGGCAAAGAAGGCGCGGTCGGGCTGATGCCGCCGATCGGCTCCACTCTCAGCGATGATCAGATCGCCGCGGTGCTGACGTACGTGCGACGCGAATGGGGACAGACGGGCGACCCGGTCGATCCGGCGACGGTGCGAGCCGTCCGCGCGCAGACGGCCGCCCGCGCCACGCCGTGGACCGACGACGAGCTGCTGGCGCTTGTCGCCAGCCGCGGCGGACAGTGACGCGGCCGCCGGCGACCGACGCGATCGATCCGCGATCAATGCCCGTCATCACGCGCTGAGACGATCGCGGGCGCGGGAGGGCCGCGCCGCGGCTCTAGGCTTTCGCCGATCGGAGCCGCATCGTGGCGCCGTCGACGACGAACGTTCCAGCGCCGTGATGGTGGATCGTCCTGGGACGCTTCTGCGTCCGATCGATCCACGCCTTCACGACTTCCAGCACGAAGAGGTTGTACTCGCGCACGAGCCGCCGGTCGTGGACCCGGCATTCGAGGTTGGCGAAGCACTCCGCGATGAGCGGCGCCTGCACCCGCGCGGCCGGCACCGCGGTGAGGCCGAACGCGGCGAGCTTGTCGACGGTGCGTCCCGAGACGTTGCCGATCTTCACGACCGTGCGCGCCAGCCTGGCCGATGGAATCGCGATGACGCACTCGCTGGTGGCCCTAAGCGCCGCGAAGCTGAAGTTGGCCTCGCTCACGATGCAGGCGACGAGCGGCGGCTCGAACTCGACCATCATGTGCCACGACATGGTCATCACGTTGGCGCGCCCCCGCCGGGCCGTCGTGAGCAGGACCACAGGGCCGGGTTCGATGAGCCGGTAGACCCGAGAGAGAGGAAGCGGCTTCATGGCCGTGAGCCGGATCGTCTCACGGCGCGGGTGCGAGCGCAGCGGCTGATGGGGGAACGTCTGATCGGGGAAGCGCGGGGACGGTTGCTGCCGGCAACCCGGTCCGGCCGGCCGGCGCGTGGGCGCCAGCCGACCGGATCGTGACGTCAACGTTTACGGTGCGGCCGAGTCGAGAACCCAGCGCGACAGCCGATCGTCCGGCAGGAGTCCCTGCGTCGACATGCGGTAGTCCAGGCCTTCGAGCCGCTTGCGGATGCCGTTCTCGATGCCGCCGAAGGCCAGCACCAGCGGGACGATCAGGACGCGGCGGCCTTCGCCGATCGAGCGCGTGACGCGCTGGCGCAGCTCGGCCGTCGCCGCATCGCGCACCGCCGGCGGCGCGTCGTCTCGAACCGTCATGACCTCGACGCCGGCGAACGGCGCCGCCTGGCGAATCGTGCCGGCGAGGATCTCCATGTCCCGGAGCCACAGATCGTTCTCTGCGTCGCCAACCGGGCCATGAGCCACGACCATTACGACTTCGGACTCGGGCCGTTCGCTGATCGCCCGCGCGCGAGCCGTGAGGATGTCCGCCACGACCGGCGAGTGATCCAGCGCCGTCGCCACGCGAATCGGCACCGGCGAGACGACGGGCCGCGTCGCGTTCGGGTCGGCATGCCCGGCGTGCGCGGCCATGTCGCCCGCCGGACCGTGGTGCATCGCCGCGAACTTCGCGAGATCGGCTGGCGCCTCGGCGCGAGCGCCCAGCAGGAACTCGGACGACTCGAAGACCGAGCTGTGCGACGACACGAACAGCGGCACCGCGACGATTCGCCCGACGCCACGTCGGACGAGCCGATCCACGGCGCCCTGGATGTTCGCGCGATCCGCCATGCCGAACGCCACTTCGATTGGCCTGCGTTCGTTGACGGTGCCGGCCAGCGCGCCGACCATCTCGTTCCAGGCCGGCGATCCGCCGTGCGCCAGGAGCAGGACGCCGGTGCTGTCCGTTGCCTGCTGCGCGTACACCCTCGTTGCGCTGACGAGCGCGAGGGCGAACATCGCGCAGCGTATGACGACTCGGCGGCGCGGACGCGCCGCACCACTCATCGATCTCATCGATCTCATCGATCCCAGGACCATCGCACTCCTCCACGGAATGACCGGCCGATTTCCGGCCGGTAGATCGGCAGCGCTGTGCCGGCGGCGGACGTCTGCCCCGTGTTCGGGTCCTGGCTGTCCGTCAGATTGTCGATCGCGACGAACAGCTCGACCCCTCGCACGATCGGCTTCGAGATCGCGGCGTCCCAGAGGGCGAACGCCTTGGCCTTCGTTTCCGCGCCCGAGCTCGCCGACCGCGACACGATCCACGCGTCGTAGAACGAGCCCCGCAGGTTCACCCGGAAGCCGCCCAGGTGCCGCGGAGTCCAGTCGGCCCGGAAGTTCCCCTGATGGCGATTGCGGCCCGTCAGCCGCAGTTTCGTCGCGACGTCCACGGCCGTGAGGAACGTGTACGAACCGCTCGCCCGGACCTCGAACGGGAGCCGCGCTTCGCCCTCGAGCTCCACGCCTTCCGTCCTGGCGTGCGTCACGTTCTTGTAGATGAACAGCAGCCGATCGAGCTGCACGTCGAACGCGGCGTCGATGCCTTCGGTCGCGCTGATCGCCGCGAGCTGTGCGGCCGACGTGATGGTCCCCAGGCTGACCGACTCGATCAGGTTCGTGATGTCGTTGTGGAAGTAGTTCACCCCGACGCGCCCCTGCGCACGGTTCAGATCGGCGCCGACCTGCCACGAGCCCGAGCGCTCGGGCGAGAGGTGCGGGTTGCCGATGACCTGATAGAAGTTCGTCGGATTGAGGAACCGGTAGTAGAGCTGACCCAAATCAGGCGCGCGGAACCCTCGTCCGAACGACAGATGCGCGGAGAGGCCGCCCGACGCTCGCATCGTCGCGGCGATCTTCGGCGACACGGCGGTGCCGAAGTTCGAATGCCGGTCGACGCGGACGCCGGCCACGATGTTGAGCGGCGCCACGGGGTGCACGCTGTACTGCGTCCAGAGCACTCCGGTGGACGCCGTGTTCCCGTCGATGTCGCGGATGCGATTGGTGCCGCGATACCGATCGTGCATCCACTCGACGCCGCCGGACAGCTCGTGCCGCTCGCTGAACTCGCGGCGGATCGACGCGTCGAGCTTGCCCAGCTCCTGCAAGAGGTCGCCTGGCGTCAGGGGCGTCTGCGTCGCGTTCAGCAGGAATCCCGTGGCGGTCTCGCGGTACCGGCCGCGATAGGCGCGGAACTCCGCGGACGTGACGGGATCGATCTGCAGCGTCGCCGTGCCGGCGAACGTCTGGGAGTTGGTCGAGACGTTGCTCTGCTCCGGGCCGGTTTCGCCGGTCGCTCGGCCGACCTGCGTGTTCCAATAGCCGGTTGCAGTGCCGGTCAGCCGCCAGGAGGCGTTCGGCTGCGTGGTGCCGCGGACGGTCAGGTCGTTGCGTTCGAGGCTGGCGCCGGTCGTGTCGAGCGTCGACGGCGTCAAGTCGAACGAATCGCGCGTGTGCCGTCCCACGCTGAAGAACATCGTGCCCTTCGATCGCCGGACGCCGAGATCGGCGGCCGTGTCCACGACGCCGAAGTCGCCGCCCGACAGGCGCAGCGACGCCTCGAGTGGCCGGCGCGGCTCGCGCGTGATCAGGTTGATGACGCCACCGATGGCGTCCGACCCGTAGACGGCCGACGATGCCCCCTTGACGACCTCGACGCGGTCGAGGCGCGAGACGGACTCGCGGTCGAGGTTCACGACGCCGCTCTTGACGCCGCGCGCGCCGACGATCGGCTGGCCGTCGACGAGCAGCAGCACCTGCCGGGAGTCGATCCCCTGAATCTGCTCGCCGGCAGCGGCGGTCCCTTCGGAGCCGCGGCGGGTCACGACGCCGGCGACGCCGCGAAGCGCCTCGCCCACGGTTTCGATGGCCGAGTCACGGAGCGCCTCGCCCGCGACCACCACCACCGGCACACCCGACGTGTCGCGCGTCGTCACGTCGCGGGCGGCCGACGTCACGGTAATGGTTTCCTGATAGGGGCGTGGCTCGAGCACGACGCGAAGCGGTGCAGTGCCCGACGCCGGTACATCGACGGCGGCGGGGCTGAACCCGGCAATCGTCGCGACGACCTCGTAGCGCCCGGCGCCGACGCCGGGGAACACGAACTCGCCGGCGTGGTCGGTCATC belongs to Acidobacteriota bacterium and includes:
- a CDS encoding flavodoxin domain-containing protein; this translates as MRVLVGYASRFGSTKEIAAHIAERLRRAGVDADARDVLEIGDVAPYGAVVFGSGVYDGSWTPNATAWLRGHAAELTARPVWLFSVGSFGDRHPVIGHLIVREPKDIGEIEQLVHPREYRVFAGVLDLQHWPAWGRLVFKALGGRDGDNRHWPDIDAWADAIAQALRPV
- a CDS encoding DUF4010 domain-containing protein; the encoded protein is MDTSQVAGLVIAALGGAAVGLERQWSGHAEGARARFAGIRTFAMLGGVGGVAGWLWTTGVSLPATLLLGGAVAIIAAAYVAGARQDVDSTTEVAALVVVAAGLLAGLGAIRLASAVFAITTLLLVEKSRLHALAYRLDDVGFRSGVRFAVMALVVLPLLPEGPYGPAGGVRPRELWALVLFFAGLSFAGYVARRLVGPDHGYFLTGLLGGLVSSTNVTFTFARTSRRDGGSDRALAVGAVAANAMLYPRVLVAAGVLNPAVLAPLAAFLVPPAAVAIAIAILAARRADNNAPPHVTGGNPLQLLGALQMAALFQAVLMLVHLARRFGGQSGVFTSAAVLGLSDVDALTATMSREIARTMSPEIAATAIAIGVLANTGMKFSLALALGSARFRTIAGGALAVVFATSGAALLLLR
- a CDS encoding flavin reductase family protein — encoded protein: MKPLPLSRVYRLIEPGPVVLLTTARRGRANVMTMSWHMMVEFEPPLVACIVSEANFSFAALRATSECVIAIPSARLARTVVKIGNVSGRTVDKLAAFGLTAVPAARVQAPLIAECFANLECRVHDRRLVREYNLFVLEVVKAWIDRTQKRPRTIHHHGAGTFVVDGATMRLRSAKA
- a CDS encoding TonB-dependent receptor; the encoded protein is MSRKRVQQLAAALLCMTVIHGGQSTIQARVLGQDSPGADSRVARAISGVVVDTQGRPVAGASVVLRSATTGNDRIRMTDHAGEFVFPGVGAGRYEVVATIAGFSPAAVDVPASGTAPLRVVLEPRPYQETITVTSAARDVTTRDTSGVPVVVVAGEALRDSAIETVGEALRGVAGVVTRRGSEGTAAAGEQIQGIDSRQVLLLVDGQPIVGARGVKSGVVNLDRESVSRLDRVEVVKGASSAVYGSDAIGGVINLITREPRRPLEASLRLSGGDFGVVDTAADLGVRRSKGTMFFSVGRHTRDSFDLTPSTLDTTGASLERNDLTVRGTTQPNASWRLTGTATGYWNTQVGRATGETGPEQSNVSTNSQTFAGTATLQIDPVTSAEFRAYRGRYRETATGFLLNATQTPLTPGDLLQELGKLDASIRREFSERHELSGGVEWMHDRYRGTNRIRDIDGNTASTGVLWTQYSVHPVAPLNIVAGVRVDRHSNFGTAVSPKIAATMRASGGLSAHLSFGRGFRAPDLGQLYYRFLNPTNFYQVIGNPHLSPERSGSWQVGADLNRAQGRVGVNYFHNDITNLIESVSLGTITSAAQLAAISATEGIDAAFDVQLDRLLFIYKNVTHARTEGVELEGEARLPFEVRASGSYTFLTAVDVATKLRLTGRNRHQGNFRADWTPRHLGGFRVNLRGSFYDAWIVSRSASSGAETKAKAFALWDAAISKPIVRGVELFVAIDNLTDSQDPNTGQTSAAGTALPIYRPEIGRSFRGGVRWSWDR
- a CDS encoding c-type cytochrome, producing MTRLRLIALLLACGAATTVAQQVTDRTWSPGVQKAPDESPALSPADEMARFHLPPGFHVELVASEPLIQDPVAIDWDADGRMWVVEYPEFVPDLETPEPNLDPIGRIAVLEDADNDGRMDRRTVFADGLVQARAVKALDHGILVLEPPNVWLMRDTNGDLRMDAKELVGTGYGRREGGVEGNANSFQWGLDNYLHSAGSNVSYSLRLKDGVFDRRPTLSRGEWGVTQDDFGRMFRNSSESTLQVDLVPTPYYARNPTLIRTRGSYEVLTNDVNNINEVWPVRPNPGTNRSYQYGVTRASDGTVVQVTAACAPMVYRGDRLPTELYGNVFVGEPTANFVRRIVLEDDGTTIRARSAYDRAEFLGSTDERFRPVFISSAPDGTLMIVDFYRGVIQDRASTTVYLKNYIRQRKLDAPIGVGMGRVFRVVHDTTRRDPARPQLSRATPAELVAALSHPNGWWRDMAQQLLVERGARAAVPQLAALASDSAAPTPARVKALWVLDGIDAIDVRTITAVLRDRSRDVRTSALRIAERWLADPTSPVQAAVLALSDDPDWQVRAQAAASLGTLAPAPRAAALASLLERHGDEPVVADAALSGARGVERAILEKLLHDAPQTAAHEAAIVMVSATIVRAGQEDAVQATLSAAATPVRAAWQRAAVVRGAEVALVPNTPMPGVARRGAAPSITATATNTPGAPCPTCPGGRAGPGGAYAFEDARGPARGTPPVVAARGRAGGATQGSGIAGRGGGPRLRVLREPTAFTTLAGGTDDLSARAAAVLARIDWPGKPGAAAPAPPLTAAEERRFDAGRELYRDICQACHQPDGRGQALVAPPLVGSTLALAPADVTSRILLNGKEGAVGLMPPIGSTLSDDQIAAVLTYVRREWGQTGDPVDPATVRAVRAQTAARATPWTDDELLALVASRGGQ